GACGGTGGCCAAGCCGATCCCGCTGGTCCCACCGGTGACGAGTGCAGTTTTAGTCATGATGATTCCTCCAATCAAATTCAATCATTCACAATAGTTTATAGGTATGATGTTAATTGAGAACGCTTAAGTTGGTAAGTAGGCACTTTGAATTGCGCAAGGTACCTATAAGTAGGAAATGGGGGATTCACGTGGAAGAAGTACGCTATCATTTTGGGGCCAGCCTGGTCCTCTCGATCATTAGTGGCAAGTGGAAACCGTCGATTATTTGTGAGCTGGATGAAGGGGCGTGCCGTTACAACGAATTGCACGAGCAACTCAACCAACATAATGCCCACCCCATCAGCCAAAAGGTCTTAACCGAACAGCTTCGTCAACTGGAAGAGGACTTGATCGTCACCCGAACCAGCTATAACACGGTGCCGCCTAAGGTGGTCTATTCCCTGACGCCGTACGGGAGCCGCCTGCACCAGTTCCTAGTTGAAATGACCAAGTTGGGCGAGGAATAGGCCCCGCACCTGGCCAAGGCGGGCACCCCAATTGAGTTTGACTACCACTACCAGGAAATGATTCACCACTAGAAGCCGAATGAGAGAGTGAGTGGGAAATAACCTACTCGGCCTGCTTAGGCACTAGGTCTGCGGTTGGGAGCACGTTATCTTTGGAAGTGCGGACCAACCTCCTCGACGGGGCGTATGGATAAGCTGGGACGAACGGTTGATGCGGTACGCATCGTTCTTCGGCCAGCTTAGACACTAGCCCCGTGGTTGGGGAGCACGTTATCTGTCTAACATTCGTGAATACAACAAGAGGCTGGGAGAAAATCGTGTTTTCTCCCAGCCTCTTTTTTAAAAACCGTTAAATAGATGATTAACGAACTAGAAACCGTTATCTTAAACCGTTTTACCCCATCCTTGCGATTAAACACGAACATTAAAGTGATAATTACATTAAAATGGCGTCGATTTGTTGACGAGCGATGATAAAACTTGTTATTCTATGGTCACGATTTAGCGAATTTATCGCCGAAAATAATAATTATTGTTCGTGTTTTACTGAAAGGGAGTCACCGCGAAAATGGAAGAGAAGCTGTTGTACGCCGGGAAGGCAAAGGAAATGTGGACCACCGAAGATGAGGACCAACTGCGGGTGGTGTACTTAGATCAAGCCACCCAGTTGAACGGGAAACAAAAGGAACACTTTGCTGGCAAGGGGGCCGCGGCCCACGCCATTTCCGACCTGGTCTTCCACTACTTGATTGACCACGGAATTGAAACCCACTTCATCAAGAAGCTGTCGGCGACCGAGGACCTAGTTGAAAAGTGCGCCATGGTACCGCTGGAGTTTGTGACCCGTAACACCGTCGCCGGCCACTTCGCTTCCCGCTTTGGCCTGGAGGAAGGAACGGCCTTGCCGCAACCGGTCGAAGAAAACTTCTACAAGGACGACGAATTAGACGACCCCTTCATTAACGAATCGGCCGCCGTCGCCTTAAAGATGGTGACCCCGGCAGAATTTGACCGGTGCTGGGCGATTTGCCGCCAGGTTAACCAACTGCTAACGCCGCTCTTTGAAAAGGCCGGCATGCAACTGGTGGACTTCAAGCTCGAATTTGGCCGCCGGAGCCGGGATAACCAGATTATCTTGGCCGACGAATTCTCCCCGGATAACTGCCGCCTGTGGGACACGACTACCCACCACCACCTGGATAAAGACGTCTTCCGGCGCAACCTCGCCGACCTGACGACCACCTACCAAGAAGTGTACGCCCGTTTACAAGCAGCCCTAAAGGAGGACTAATTATGACCACCGTTCGGATTTACGTGACCTACAAGCCATCCGTTTTTGACCCCCAGGGGGAAACGATTACCAACTCGATTCACGCCCTCGGCCACCAAGACGTGAAGAGCGTCACCGTCGGCAAGTTCTTTGACGTAACGGTTGACGGTGACCAAGTTGGAGCGACGGTTAAGCAAATTGCCGAGGAACTCTTGGTTAACTTCAACATGGAAACCTACACCTACCAAGTACTGGAGGAGAAGTAAATGAAGATTGCGGTGATTGTCTTTCCGGGGTCGAACTGTGACATCGACCTCTACGAAGCGTTGAAGACGGTTTGCGGCGCCGACGTGGACTACGTCGACCACCAGCAAACCAGCCTGGCCGGCTACGACGCCGTGATGCTGCCGGGGGGCTTTTCGTACGGTGACTACCTGCGGGCCGGGGCGATTGCCCGCTTCGCTAAGATCATGCCGGAAGTTAAGCGCCTGGCCGACGAAGGCAAGCCGGTCTTTGGGACTTGCAACGGTTTTCAGATTTTAACCGAGGCCGGCCTATTACCGGGGGCGCTAAAGAAAAACGACAGCCAAAACTTCGTCTGCAAGACGACGCCACTAGAAG
The nucleotide sequence above comes from Limosilactobacillus fermentum. Encoded proteins:
- a CDS encoding winged helix-turn-helix transcriptional regulator → MEEVRYHFGASLVLSIISGKWKPSIICELDEGACRYNELHEQLNQHNAHPISQKVLTEQLRQLEEDLIVTRTSYNTVPPKVVYSLTPYGSRLHQFLVEMTKLGEE
- the purQ gene encoding phosphoribosylformylglycinamidine synthase subunit PurQ, whose product is MKIAVIVFPGSNCDIDLYEALKTVCGADVDYVDHQQTSLAGYDAVMLPGGFSYGDYLRAGAIARFAKIMPEVKRLADEGKPVFGTCNGFQILTEAGLLPGALKKNDSQNFVCKTTPLEVVNNQTIFTSQYQEHERINLPIAHADGSYFADQATLDELEANHQVVFRYAEENPNGSLNNIAGICNRAGNVLGMMPHPERAVEAILGNTDGLRVFKSLLENGTVIAEG
- a CDS encoding phosphoribosylaminoimidazolesuccinocarboxamide synthase; the protein is MEEKLLYAGKAKEMWTTEDEDQLRVVYLDQATQLNGKQKEHFAGKGAAAHAISDLVFHYLIDHGIETHFIKKLSATEDLVEKCAMVPLEFVTRNTVAGHFASRFGLEEGTALPQPVEENFYKDDELDDPFINESAAVALKMVTPAEFDRCWAICRQVNQLLTPLFEKAGMQLVDFKLEFGRRSRDNQIILADEFSPDNCRLWDTTTHHHLDKDVFRRNLADLTTTYQEVYARLQAALKED
- the purS gene encoding phosphoribosylformylglycinamidine synthase subunit PurS, with the protein product MTTVRIYVTYKPSVFDPQGETITNSIHALGHQDVKSVTVGKFFDVTVDGDQVGATVKQIAEELLVNFNMETYTYQVLEEK